The following are from one region of the Triticum urartu cultivar G1812 unplaced genomic scaffold, Tu2.1 TuUngrouped_contig_31, whole genome shotgun sequence genome:
- the LOC125527159 gene encoding protein FAR1-RELATED SEQUENCE 5-like isoform X1, which yields MMEPQGVELEDDSINFWASLGVSTHVHGVDQMALHSVHILDHQGQSLPPAVVSHPESVCKELFPVEADPCLEPRVGMEFESGEAAKTFYIAYAGRVGFSVRIARSRKSKCSESIIMLRFVCSKEGFSKEKRVVEGKKTRKRLASIREGCNAMLEVLRRGDNKWVATKLVKEHNHEVGMPSTVHYIATESDTMVDPYIDMEFESLESAKTFYYSYAIRAGFEVRVRQSRKSQDESLKMLKLVCSRHRYHSGRENNGDDTKRDPSRDGCNALFEIIRKDKGVWRVSKLILEHSHELNPAPASSVCCVRSQGEVLVIAKNFADTRNLLLNGQDSQPHREIRYNDLGPEDAQSLLEYLKKVQAEDPAFFYAVQLDKHEDTVNIFWADASARMAYYHFGDAVRFETAYRSNKEHIPIVIFSGVNHHVQPVIFGCALLVDESEESFVWLFEKWLEAMHVRPPVSFVTELNQEMAAAAAKVLPDTCHIFCEKHILGTVKEELHSIYPGLDHFITDLRKCIDGCRIEESFESCWESVLIKHGFRNNEHLQSLYDIRERWAPAYTKQSFHARNLLAQSCQNLEKIIDTYFSSKTQLVVAVQQLEQAICNFHAKEAQVDYLTMFQPPALRTASPVEKQAGLVFSRKVFDIFQEQFAESFGYHAERLEDRMLHKYRLTVDDGDEEAHIVSFSPDQSTVCCSCCLFESCGILCRHALRVFIIEGVRFLPKAYVLKRWTKHAKSTVTLDNYIELRGYCEDPSTSRYNDLCYDANKCAKEGSTSTERYKIAKEALCKALDEIMPTRNIREQNSQNCTTSLRSPVKKLGTSKGTSGKSIKRPAFKNSLVESKWQ from the coding sequence ATGATGGAGCCCCAGGGAGTGGAACTCGAGGATGACAGCATCAATTTCTGGGCCTCCCTCGGCGTGAGCACCCATGTCCATGGCGTCGACCAGATGGCGCTCCACAGTGTGCACATTCTTGACCACCAAGGACAATCGCTGCCACCGGCAGTGGTCTCACACCCAGAGTCTGTCTGTAAGGAGTTGTTCCCTGTTGAAGCCGACCCCTGCCTTGAGCCCCGGGTGGGGATGGAATTCGAGTCGGGCGAGGCTGCCAAGACCTTCTATATTGCTTATGCTGGCCGTGTTGGGTTTTCGGTCCGCATCGCTCGGTCCCGTAAGTCCAAGTGTAGTGAGTCCATCATCATGCTAAGGTTTGTTTGCTCAAAGGAAGGGTTCAGCAAGGAGAAGCGTGTTGTTGAAGGGAAGAAGACAAGGAAGAGGCTAGCCTCCATCAGGGAAGGCTGCAATGCCATGCTTGAGGTTCTCCGCAGAGGCGACAACAAGTGGGTTGCCACCAAGCTTGTTAAGGAGCATAACCATGAGGTTGGGATGCCCAGCACAGTGCACTATATAGCCACTGAGAGCGATACTATGGTTGACCCATACATTGACATGGAGTTTGAATCCCTTGAGTCTGCCAAGACATTCTACTACTCGTATGCTATCCGTGCAGGATTTGAAGTTCGCGTGCGCCAGTCTCGGAAATCACAAGATGAGTCACTCAAGATGCTGAAGCTTGTGTGCTCAAGGCACCGCTACCATTCAGGACGGGAGAACAATGGAGACGATACCAAGAGAGATCCCTCCAGAGACGGTTGTAATGCACTGTTTGAGATAATTCGGAAGGACAAAGGTGTCTGGAGGGTCTCCAAACTCATCCTAGAGCACAGTCATGAGCTGAACCCTGCACCAGCAAGCAGCGTTTGTTGTGTCCGCTCACAAGGTGAGGTACTTGTCATTGCAAAGAACTTTGCTGACACACGGAATCTTCTATTGAATGGCCAAGATTCTCAGCCTCATAGAGAGATCCGGTACAATGATCTAGGGCCAGAGGATGCTCAAAGCCTACTTGAATATCTTAAAAAGGTACAGGCTGAGGACCCTGCATTTTTCTATGCTGTGCAGCTTGACAAGCATGAGGACACGGTCAATATCTTCTGGGCTGATGCGAGCGCTAGGATGGCTTATTACCATTTTGGTGACGCTGTTAGGTTTGAGACAGCATACAGGAGCAACAAGGAGCATATACCCATTGTCATATTTTCAGGTGTCAATCATCATGTGCAGCCTGTTATTTTTGGCTGTGCACTACTTGTTGATGAATCTGAAGAATCATTTGTATGGTTATTTGAAAAATGGCTTGAAGCAATGCATGTGAGGCCTCCTGTTTCTTTCGTAACAGAGCTGAACCAAGAGATGGCAGCTGCAGCTGCCAAGGTATTACCTGACACCTGTCATATTTTCTGTGAAAAGCATATATTAGGTACTGTCAAGGAGGAGTTGCATAGTATTTATCCAGGACTAGACCATTTCATAACTGATCTGAGAAAGTGCATTGATGGATGCAGAATAGAAGAATCATTTGAATCATGTTGGGAATCAGTTCTCATAAAACATGGCTTTAGAAATAATGAACATTTACAGTCTCTTTATGATATTCGTGAACGATGGGCCCCTGCATACACAAAGCAATCATTTCATGCCAGAAACCTGCTTGCACAAAGCTGTCAAAATCTTGAAAAGATTATAGATACATACTTCTCGTCCAAGACCCAGTTAGTGGTGGCTGTGCAGCAACTTGAACAAGCTATTTGTAATTTCCATGCGAAAGAAGCCCAGGTGGATTATCTGACAATGTTTCAACCACCAGCACTGAGGACTGCTTCACCAGTGGAGAAACAAGCAGGTTTAGTATTTTCTAGGAAAGTGTTTGATATATTTCAGGAACAATTTGCGGAGTCCTTTGGGTACCATGCAGAGAGGCTCGAGGATAGGATGCTACACAAGTACCGCCTGACAGTAGATGATGGTGACGAGGAGGCACATATCGTCTCTTTCAGTCCAGATCAAAGTACAGTGTGCTGTAGTTGTTGCTTATTCGAGAGCTGTGGAATCTTGTGCAGGCATGCTCTTCGAGTTTTCATCATCGAAGGAGTGCGTTTCCTTCCAAAGGCCTATGTCTTGAAACGCTGGACAAAGCATGCAAAAAGTACTGTCACCCTGGATAACTACATTGAACTAAGGGGATACTGTGAGGACCCTTCGACTTCAAGGTACAATGATCTTTGCTATGATGCAAACAAATGTGCAAAAGAGGGCTCAACATCCACCGAGCGCTATAAAATTGCTAAAGAGGCACTGTGCAAGGCTCTTGATGAAATAATGCCTACAAGGAATATTAGAGAGCAAAATTCACAAAACTGTACAACATCATTAAGAAGTCCAGTCAAGAAACTTGGGACATCTAAAGGTACCTCTGGCAAGAGCATAAAGAGGCCAGCATTCAAAAATTCCCTTGTGGAGAGCAAATGGCAGTAG
- the LOC125527159 gene encoding protein FAR1-RELATED SEQUENCE 7-like isoform X2, which yields MMEPQGVELEDDSINFWASLGVSTHVHGVDQMALHSVHILDHQGQSLPPAVVSHPESVCKELFPVEADPCLEPRVGMEFESGEAAKTFYIAYAGRVGFSVRIARSRKSKCSESIIMLRFVCSKEGFSKEKRVVEGKKTRKRLASIREGCNAMLEVLRRGDNKWVATKLVKEHNHEVGMPSTVHYIATESDTMVDPYIDMEFESLESAKTFYYSYAIRAGFEVRVRQSRKSQDESLKMLKLVCSRHRYHSGRENNGDDTKRDPSRDGCNALFEIIRKDKGVWRVSKLILEHSHELNPAPASSVCCVRSQGEVLVIAKNFADTRNLLLNGQDSQPHREIRYNDLGPEDAQSLLEYLKKVQAEDPAFFYAVQLDKHEDTVNIFWADASARMAYYHFGDAVRFETAYRSNKEHIPIVIFSGVNHHVQPVIFGCALLVDESEESFVWLFEKWLEAMHVRPPVSFVTELNQEMAAAAAKNRRII from the exons ATGATGGAGCCCCAGGGAGTGGAACTCGAGGATGACAGCATCAATTTCTGGGCCTCCCTCGGCGTGAGCACCCATGTCCATGGCGTCGACCAGATGGCGCTCCACAGTGTGCACATTCTTGACCACCAAGGACAATCGCTGCCACCGGCAGTGGTCTCACACCCAGAGTCTGTCTGTAAGGAGTTGTTCCCTGTTGAAGCCGACCCCTGCCTTGAGCCCCGGGTGGGGATGGAATTCGAGTCGGGCGAGGCTGCCAAGACCTTCTATATTGCTTATGCTGGCCGTGTTGGGTTTTCGGTCCGCATCGCTCGGTCCCGTAAGTCCAAGTGTAGTGAGTCCATCATCATGCTAAGGTTTGTTTGCTCAAAGGAAGGGTTCAGCAAGGAGAAGCGTGTTGTTGAAGGGAAGAAGACAAGGAAGAGGCTAGCCTCCATCAGGGAAGGCTGCAATGCCATGCTTGAGGTTCTCCGCAGAGGCGACAACAAGTGGGTTGCCACCAAGCTTGTTAAGGAGCATAACCATGAGGTTGGGATGCCCAGCACAGTGCACTATATAGCCACTGAGAGCGATACTATGGTTGACCCATACATTGACATGGAGTTTGAATCCCTTGAGTCTGCCAAGACATTCTACTACTCGTATGCTATCCGTGCAGGATTTGAAGTTCGCGTGCGCCAGTCTCGGAAATCACAAGATGAGTCACTCAAGATGCTGAAGCTTGTGTGCTCAAGGCACCGCTACCATTCAGGACGGGAGAACAATGGAGACGATACCAAGAGAGATCCCTCCAGAGACGGTTGTAATGCACTGTTTGAGATAATTCGGAAGGACAAAGGTGTCTGGAGGGTCTCCAAACTCATCCTAGAGCACAGTCATGAGCTGAACCCTGCACCAGCAAGCAGCGTTTGTTGTGTCCGCTCACAAGGTGAGGTACTTGTCATTGCAAAGAACTTTGCTGACACACGGAATCTTCTATTGAATGGCCAAGATTCTCAGCCTCATAGAGAGATCCGGTACAATGATCTAGGGCCAGAGGATGCTCAAAGCCTACTTGAATATCTTAAAAAGGTACAGGCTGAGGACCCTGCATTTTTCTATGCTGTGCAGCTTGACAAGCATGAGGACACGGTCAATATCTTCTGGGCTGATGCGAGCGCTAGGATGGCTTATTACCATTTTGGTGACGCTGTTAGGTTTGAGACAGCATACAGGAGCAACAAGGAGCATATACCCATTGTCATATTTTCAGGTGTCAATCATCATGTGCAGCCTGTTATTTTTGGCTGTGCACTACTTGTTGATGAATCTGAAGAATCATTTGTATGGTTATTTGAAAAATGGCTTGAAGCAATGCATGTGAGGCCTCCTGTTTCTTTCGTAACAGAGCTGAACCAAGAGATGGCAGCTGCAGCTGCCAAG AATAGAAGAATCATTTGA